In Castanea sativa cultivar Marrone di Chiusa Pesio chromosome 6, ASM4071231v1, a single window of DNA contains:
- the LOC142639068 gene encoding uncharacterized protein LOC142639068 → MEESQETNVSLKLLIDTESHRVLFAEADKNFIDFLFHILALPVGTFIALLTKQGMVGSLGNIYESIENLNITYLQPNLNKETLLKPKVHIPGGGTGVPLLLPNVESSSSTSLKFYKCAGNNRPLFIVDGNDCKDYVVDDNRAICPSCKNVMSHKLNFVHSPRATNAGSSSSEGGYVKGVVTYMVMDDLVVKPMSTISSITLLNSFNVKDLGALEEKVIHLGIDEGVKLLKASLRSKNVLTDVFLPMLKVEIESVL, encoded by the exons ATGGAAGAAAGTCAAGAAACCAATGTGAGTTTGAAACTTCTGATAGACACAGAAAGCCATAGAGTGCTTTTTGCTGAAGCGGACAAGAACTTCATCGACTTCCTCTTTCACATTCTGGCCCTGCCCGTCGGAACTTTCATTGCGCTTCTCACAAAGCAAGGAATGGTGGGCAGCTTGGGGAACATTTACGAGAgcattgaaaatttaaatatcacTTACCTTCAACCAAACTTGAACAAAGAGACTCTCCTGAAGCCCAAAGTACACATCCCTGGTGGTGGTACTGGAGTCCCTCTCCTATTGCCAAACGTTGAATCGTCATCATCAACATCTCtgaaattttataaatgtgCTGGAAACAACAGGCCCCTTTTTATTGTAGACGGAAACGACTGTAAGGATTATGTGGTTGATGACAACCGCGCAATCTGTCCTTCGTGCAAAAACGTTATGAGCCACAAGCTAAATTTCGTACACTCACCAAGGGCAACGAATGCGGGCTCTTCCTCCAGTGAGGGAGGATACGTGAAAGGAGTGGTTACATACATGGTGATGGATGATCTAGTGGTGAAACCCATGTCCACCATCTCTAGTATCACTCTGCTTAACAGTTTTAATGTCAAGGATCTAGGAGCTCTTGAGGAGAAAGTGATCCATTTGGGCATCGATGAG GGAGTGAAATTACTGAAGGCTTCTCTGCGGTCAAAGAATGTTTTGACTGATGTCTTCCTCCCAATGTTGAAAGTTGAAATAGAAAGTGTATTGTGA
- the LOC142637887 gene encoding uncharacterized protein LOC142637887, which yields MPYRLSDNLRTKSMGETNVSLRLLIDTESQRVLFAEADKNFIDFLFHILSLPVGTFITILTKQGMVGCLGNIYESIENINITYLQPNLNKETLLKSKVHISGGGTGVTLLLPKVTPSISFSTFWYRCSRYCSCYSYVSNDSSAKCPNCQGSMNDKVNFVDPPRATSEEGYVKGVVTYMVMDDLVVKPMSTISCVTLLNRFKVKDVGVLEEKVIDLGIDEGVKLLKASLQSKTVLTDVLLPLLKPEGKLESERQTTMGGSGADAVAGPAGGGAPAAAAANEKNEENMEDTEES from the exons ATGCCATATCGTTTGTCCGATAATCTTCGAACAAAGTCCATGGGAGAAACCAATGTGAGTTTGAGACTTCTGATAGACACAGAAAGCCAAAGAGTGCTTTTTGCTGAAGCAGACAAGAACTTCATCGACTTCCTCTTTCACATTTTGTCCCTGCCCGTCGGAACTTTCATTACGATTCTCACAAAACAAGGAATGGTGGGGTGCTTGGGGAACATTTACGAGAgcattgaaaatataaatattacttACCTTCAACCAAACTTGAACAAAGAGACTCTCCTGAAGTCCAAAGTACACATCTCTGGTGGTGGTACTGGAGTCACTCTCCTATTGCCAAAGGTTACACCTTCCATATCATTTTCCACGTTCTGGTATAGGTGCTCTAGATACTGCAGCTGTTACTCATATGTGAGTAATGACTCCAGCGCAAAGTGTCCTAATTGCCAGGGCTCTATGAATGACAAAGTAAACTTCGTAGACCCACCACGCGCAACGAGTGAGGAAGGGTACGTGAAAGGAGTGGTTACATACATGGTGATGGATGATCTAGTGGTGAAACCCATGTCCACCATCTCTTGTGTCACTCTGCTTAACAGGTTTAAAGTCAAGGATGTAGGGGTTCTTGAGGAGAAAGTGATCGATTTGGGCATCGATGAG GGAGTGAAGTTGCTGAAGGCTTCTCTGCAGTCAAAGACTGTTCTCACTGATGTTCTTCTTCCATTGTTGAAACCAGAAGGAAAACTAGAG AGTGAGAGACAGACAACCATGGGAGGCAGTGGTGCTGATGCTGTTGCTGGACCTGCTGGTGGTGGTGCCCCTGCAGCTGCTGCTGCTAATGAGAAGAATGAGGAAAACATGGAAGACACAGAGGAGTCTTAA